CGTATCGAGGCGTTCATCGCCAAATGGGGTCTGGGCGAGGCCCTGAAGCGGGCCGAGGCATACCAGCGGGCCGGCGCCGATGCTCTGCTGATCCACAGCAAGCTGTCGACGGCGGATGAAATCCTGGCTTTCATGAAGGAGTGGGGCGACACCTGCCCTGTCGTGGTGGTGCCCACCAAATACTATACGACGCCGACTTCGGTTTTTCGTGAAGCCGGCATCCGTCTGGTGATCTGGGCCAACCACCTGCTGCGCTCCAGCGTGGCCGCCATGCAGAAAACCGCGGCGACAATCCATTCCCAACAGTCGCTGCTGGAGGTCGAAAAGGACATCGTGCCAGTGCAGGAGATCTTCCGCCTGCAGAATGTCGAGGAACTGAAACAGGCCGAGGATCGTTATCTGCCGCCGGCCCGCCGGCCGGATATAGTCGAATAATCCGGCTCGGACCTCATAGCCGGAGACAGCCATGTTTGTCGATGACTTTTTGCAATCTTCACCCCTGCACCGGATGCCATGAAATTACTGACAACCAACCGGCCAACTCACCGAAAACTGCTGTTGGGGCTGTATGTGCCCGCCGGACTGCTGATGCTCGCCACCCTGGCGGTGAGTCTGCACACCGGCATCCCTCTGGCCATGTTCACCCGGGACCCGGCCGACATCACCGAAACCTCGCCCTTTCTGGGAGTGGTGTCGAATATATGTATCCTGCTGTGGTGCGCCACGGCCAGCATCTGCCTGTTTTCACATCTGGGCGTCAAAAAAAAAGGTCATAAGGACCTGGCAATGTTTTTGCTGGTTTCCGGCCTGTTTACCGGCATGCTGCTGCTGGACGACCTGTTTCTGCTGCACGAAAGGGTTCTGCCAGGATATCTGCACTGGCGGCAGCGCTACATCTATCTGGGCTACATGACGATCACTCTGGGATATCTTGCAGGCTTCCGCAAGATTATCTTCAGAACCGATCACTTGCTGCTGGTGCTGGCGCTCGGCTTTTTCTTTCTGTCGGTAGCGGTCGATTGCATCGCCGCCCGCTGGGGACATCTGATTCCTGTTTATCATCTCTTCGAGGATGGCTTCAAGCTGTTCGGCATTGTCAGCTGGCTGGGCTATTTTGCAAACACGTCACTGCAATGGCTCGCCCGCCCTGAATAGCGCCCCTGACCGGCCCGGTGAATCACCCGAGGAAGGGACTGAACATGCATGCAGTTTTCGCCAGTGTTCGCGATGCATCCGAAGCCACCCTGCCGCCGTTGACGGAGGAGCAATTTGCCGGTTGGCTTACCGCGCGGGGGGAAAAAACCGTTCGACACCAGGGGCGTTACTGGCTGCGGGTGCATCCCGGCTTTTATTCCGCTCTGCATCCGCTGGCCCGCATGACGGCGGCGGAAGCGAGCCGCCCCTGCCGGGCGTGCTGGGGCTATCGCTGTGCGCTGCGGGAGGAGGACAGGCAACAGGCCAACGGCAGCATGCCGCTGCACATGCTGGCCGACGTAACAGACTATACCTGGCAGAATCTGAGCCCGCGCCACCGCAACAAACTGCGCAACCTGCGCCGCCAGGCACGGATCGTGGAACTGTGCGAGCCCGAGCTGCTGAGCCGGCAGGGATACGGGATCCTGCGCTCGGCCCATGCCCGCAACCGTTACGGCAGAGTGCCCGGCCCCGCCGCCTATCGGCAAATGATCAGGCGCTATTATGACGGCGGACACTGCCTGGTGCTGGGCGGCCTGATCGACGGCCATCTCGGCGGCTATCTTACCAGTTATGCCATCGGCACAACGGCCTACATCGACGATCTGTTCCTGCATTCCGATTATCTGCGCACCAATATCAGCCTCGGCCTGTTTTACGAATGGGTGCAGATCTGCCGCCGTTCCGGATTCATTCGCGAAATCGTCCACGGCCTGCATGCCCGGGAAGCGCCCGGCCTGTGCCGCTACAAGGAAGAACTGGGGTTGGCCATCGTGCAAATGCCGGTGCGCGTGTGGTTCGCCCCCGGCACCGAATCCGCCGTCAGAATCCTGCGTCCCCACGCCTATTACCGCCTTACCGGGCACGACTGAAACAGCCCTTTGCTCCGCGTCACCCGGTGTTGCGCAGCCCGGCCGCGATGCCATGAATGGTGGCCGCCAGCAGGTAATTCAGCGCGTCGCTCTCTTCACCGGCCCGCCGTCGCCGCAAAAGCTCGATCTGCATCAGACTCAGGGGATCGACATAGGGGGTGCGCAGACGCAGGGACCGGGCCAGGCTCGGCTCGTGTTCCATGAGACTGCGCTGGCCGGCAACCTCCAGCACGGCGGCCAGCGTGCGCCGATATTCGGCATCCACCAGAGCGAAAAACCGCTCGCGCAGCCCGGAATCCGTTACCAGTTGCGCATAACGCCAGGCTATGGGCAGATCGACCTTGGTCAACGCCAGCTCCACGTTGCGGATCAGATCCGTAAAAAACGGGCAGTCGCGCATCATTTGCGCCAGCAGGCGGCGGGCATCCGCGCCTTTTTCGGCAAAGGTGGACAGAGCATGGCCGACCCCGAACCAGCCAGGCAGCACATGGCGGCTCTGCATCCAGCCGAAAACCCAGGGAATGGCGCGCAGATCGTCGATGCCACCGGCCGGCTTGCGCCGCGCCGGCCGCGAGCCGATTTTGGCCAGTTCGAATTCCTGCACCGGCGTGGCCTGTTCGAAATAGGGCACCAGGTCGGGGTTTTCAACAATGTGCCGGCGATAAAAGGATAGCGCCAGCAGCGACATCTCTTCCAGGGCGGATTCCCATTCGGAACAGATCCCTTCGCTGTCCGTGTCGGCAGACAGCAGGTTTTCGAGACAGGCGGCTACCATCAGTTCGAGATTGCGCCGGGCCAGCACCACATCCGCGTATTTCCAGTTGATGACTTCGCCCTGTTCGGTAATTCTGATGCCGCCGGAAAAAGCCCCCGCGGGTTGACAGCGTATGGCACGATGCGTGGGACCGCCGCCGCGGCCCACGGTACCTCCCCGGCCGTGGAACAGCCGCAGGCGGACATGGCTCTCCCGCGCCACCCGGTGCAGTGCCCGCTGGGCCTTGTAAAGCTCCCAGGTGCTGGTGAACATGCCGCCGTCCTTGTTGGAATCCGAATAGCCGAGCATCACCTCCTGGCAACCGCCCCAGCTATCCAGCAGGTTGCGGTAGTCTTCATCGTGCCACAGCCGATGGCAGATTTCCGGCGCATTGCGCAAATCTTCGATCGATTCAAACAACGGCACCGGCATCAGGCCGGGGTCCCGGCTTTCGTTGTCCGCGGCGACCTTAACCCCGGCCTGACGGGCCAGCTTCACCAACAGCAGGACATCCTCGGCGCTCTGCGCGCCGCTGATGACATAACGGCAGATCGCCTGCGGCGGAAACTGCCGCTTGAGCACCGCAACCGCCTCCAGCGCCTCCATGACCGTGCTCGATGCGCTGCTATCGCCTTGCCCCTGCTCGATATCGGCCGCGGCCTGCCGATGCAGGCGGGCGTGCTGCCGGATATCGAGCGCATGCAGGTGAAACCCAAAGGTATCCACCTTGCGCAGCAGCGGATCGAGATAGCTGCGGGAGAGTCGTTGCGCGCGGTGGTGATCGAGGCTGTCACGCACCAGCCGCAGATCCGCGTAAAAGTCTTCGGCGCAGCGGTAGGCGTCGGCATGCCGCGGTGCTTCGAGGGTGCACTCCAGACGATAGCCGACCGCCGCCATGAACTGCCGGTACAGTTCACATGACGGAAATGCCGCCATCCGTCCGACGGCCCCGGGCATGGTCTGGCGATAACCCTGCAGCGCCTTCCGGAAGTCCGCTGAGGGAGGCACCCGGCATCCGGAGGAGGTCAGCACCTCCCCAAGCTGCGCCACATCCGCCAGATAGCTTTCAAGGATAACGGCCCGGGCGCCGGCCAAAGCGGCACGGGTGGAAGCGGACGTTACGGACGGGTTGCCGTCGCGGTCGCCGCCGATCCAGGAGCCGAAACGCACCACCGTCGGCAGGCTTCCGGGGGTGATCGGCAGAAGATAAACTTCCTGCAGCGCGGCGGCGAGATCGGGGTAGAAATCCCTCAGCGCCGGGATCAGAAAAGGGCTGTAATGGTCCAGTCCCATGTCGATTTCATTTTCGACGGTCGGGTGCTGGCGGCGGATTTCCTCGGTCTGCCATAGCGCCGTGATTTCACAGAGAATCGCCTGCTGATGAGCGGCCGCTTCGGCATCGAACAGCAGCGGCCGGTTGAGCTGTTCCAGAGCGGTGGCGATATGCTGACGCTTGGTACGGGTAACGCGCCGCGCGACTTCCGTCGGATGGGCGGTGAATACCGGGACAAGTTCGATCTGCCCCAGAGCCTCCAGCAGTTGTTCCGCCTGGATGCCGCGCTCCCGCAGCCGCCGCAGAGTACCCCGCAGGGAGCCCGGTTTGTCCGCCGCTTCGGGCGCCATGCGCACAGCCCGCAGGCGCCGTTTGCGATGCTGGATCTCGGCCAGGTTGACCAGTTCGAAAAACGTCGAAAACGCCTTGACGATCTGGCCGGCATCGTCCAGTGACAGTTCGCGTATCAGATCGATGGCCGCCTGCAAGCGGCCCCCATCCTGCCAGGCCTGCGAGGCAAACTCGGCATGATAGAGGCGGCGCCGGTGGGCGATGGCTTCCTGGCGAAGCTGCTCCTCCCGCTCGAAGACCGGCATGCCGGCCTGCTCCAGGATAACGGTGCCGAGCAGCTTTCCCAGGGAACGCACATCGCGACGCAAGGGCCGCTCCCAGAGGTCGCCGGCAAAACTGGTCAGTTCGGCGAGCCTTGCCAGCGGACTGTCGACTTTCCAGTACAATTCGTCCATGAAGAACCCCTTCCGATGTATTGCCACTTGGCAAACCAAAAACGGATCAGCTCTTTCCACGGCTGCGCGGGTGGGCCCGGTCGTACACGTCCATCAGCCGGTCGAGGCTGACCTGGGTGTATTTCTGGGTTGTGGACAACGACGCATGTCCAAGCAGCTCCTGAATAGCGCGCAGATCGGCGCCGCCATCCAGCAGATGGGTAGCAAAGGAGTGGCGCAGGGCATGGGGGGAGGCATCTTTGAGAATGCCGGCGTGCAGCAGCCATTTTTTCAGGTTGCGCTCGATACTCCTGGCCGACAGTCTTTCGCCCCGGTAGTTGAGAAACAGCGGCTGGTCCTGTCGCGGCGCGCCCCGCGCGACCAGATAACGGTCCAGGGCCTGCCGCGCCATGCGCCCGACCGGCACGATGCGCTCCTTGTCGCCTTTGCCCCGGACCCGCACCAGCCCTTCGACAAGATCGACGTGACCGACATCGAGTGCTGCCAGTTCCCCGACCCGCAGGCCGCTGGAATAAAACAGCTCGAGAATGGCCCGATCGCGAACCGTGAGCGGCTCGTCGCTGGCGGCAGCCTGTATCAGGGCAAACATCTCGTCCACCGTCAAAACTTTTGGCAGATAGCGCTCGCGCCGGGGCGTGGCGACGGTTTCGGCGGGATTGACCTGCAATGCCCCCTGGCGCACCAGATAACGGAAAAAGCTGCGTATGGCTGACAGTTTGCGGCCAATGGTGGTTCTGCAGTTGCGCTTGTGCAGCCGGGCAAGATAGCGCCGCAGCAGCAAAACATCGACCCGTTCCGGTGTCACCGGCCCGGCATCCGTGTCCGTCTGACTTTTGACAAACCGTAAAAACTCCAGTAAATCGTGCCGATAGGCGCGCAGCGTGTGAACGGACAGGTTGCGTTCAATCTCAAGATAGCAACAGAAGCGATCGATTGAGCGGTCCATGTTTCATCCCTGTCCGGCCCGGGCCATATAAACCGGCGGGCCTGCAGATGCGCGCGTTGACGCTTGCGCGGGAGCATGCCATAATCGGAGGCGATCGGAACAATCCCGCAAAGCATTCCATAATGCGCCATAATGCGGATTCGCGGCGGGATATCGTGCGCGACACTTATCATCCTACAGCACCCCCCGGCATGGTTCAACAGCAAAGCGGTGCCTGCCGCACGGCCTGTCCCGGAGCTTTGCCGTCCGGAGCAGCCTCGGCCTTCTCAGGGAGCAACAGCCATGATCACCCTCGACATTCCAACCCGGCAGCGTGAAGAAATGCTCGATATCACCGACCTGGTTCGCGATGCCATCCGTCGGTCGGGAATCCGGCAGGGAATCGCCTGTCTGCATGTTCCGCATACCACCTCGGCGATCACCATCAACGAAAACGCCGATCGCGATGTGGTTCGCGACCTGCTTTTCGGCCTGCAGCGCCTCGTCCCCCGCGATGCCGGCTATCATCATGCCGAAGGCAACAGCGATGCCCACCTGAAAAGTTCGCTGCTGGGCGTCGATCAGACCCTGCTGATCGAAAGCGGCCAGCCGGTACTGGGCACCTGGCAAGGAATCTATTTCTGCGAATTCGATGGCCCGCGCCGCCGCAAACTTCACCTCCGGATCATCGCAGCATGACGCCGCGCGTCGCACTGACCGCCGCGGCTGATTACCGGCGCGAAACGGTTGCGGAAGCCATCGGGATCCTTGTGGAGCATCTGGGGGGAATGGGCGCCTTCATCCGGCCCGGCCAGCGGGTGTTGATCAAACCGAACATGCTGGCCGGCAAGCCGCCGGACAGCGCGGTTACCACCCACCCGGAAGTGGTGCGCGCGGTCATCCTGCTGGCGCAGAAAGCCGGCGGCATCGTCTCGGTAGGGGACTCGCCCGGCATCGGCGCTCCGGCACAGGTAGCGCGACATTGCGGCATCATGGATGTGATCGAAGAAACCGGGGCGGTTTTTGCCCCTTTCCAGGATTCGGTCGCCATTGGCGCGGTCGGACGGACTTTTCACAAACTCGAACTGGCCCGGGATGTTGTGGCTGCCGAGGTCATCATCAATCTGCCGAAACTGAAAACCCACGGCATGATGGGACTGACCTGCGGCGTGAAAAACCTGTTCGGCGCCGTGGTCGGAATGCGCAAACCGGCCCTTCATCTGCAGGCCGGCGCCGACAAGGGCCTGTTCGCCCTGATGCTGCTGGAACTGGCGGAACACATCCGCCCTTGCCTGACCATCGTTGATGCCATTGTCGGGATGGAAGGCAACGGTCCCGGCAGCGGCGACCCCGTCGCCATCGGCGCGCTGCTGGCCGGCACCGACCCCCTGGCCGTGGACACCGTCGCCACCCGCCTGGTCGGCATGACTCCGGACCAGGTCTGGACGCAGCGCATGGCGCAGCGGACCGGGCGCCCCGGCAGCCGCCTGGAAGACATCGAATGCTGCGGCTCTGCCCTGGAAAAACTGGCGGTACCGCCCCTCCGGCCGGCACCAAGCGCCGACGTGGCGTGGGGCCTGCCCTGCTGGATGCGCTCGGCGTTAAAACATTCTCTGAGTTCGTGGCCTTATGCCGATATGCAACGCTGCAGGCGCTGCGGCCTGTGCGTCAAGCATTGTCCGCCCGGGGCCATGAAACTGGATCACAACCGCCTGCGCATCGACTACCGGCGCTGCATCGGCTGCTTCTGCTGCCAGGAACTGTGCCCCTACGGCGCACTGCTGACCCGCCAGGGCTGGCTGCTGCGCCTCGGCCGCTGGCTGGTAGAACGCCGCAGACCCGCATCCGCAACCGGACAGACACACCGCAAACCGCCCGACCCCCGATAACACCACCCCGACAAACCCCGAGGAATTCGATATGTTCAAACGCCTTGCCCTGCCGCACCGATTGCTTTTGTTGATGATACTGACATCCCTGCTCGGGGGGTGCGCCGTATTCCGCGCCGAACCGCCGGAAATCGCCCTGGCCGCGCTGCAGGTGGACAACCTGACCCTGAGTCACGCCCTTTTGACGGCGGACCTCGATCTGTATAACCCCAACGATTTCAACATCACCGTCGGCAAGATACGCTATGCCCTGTCCATTGGCGGCATCCGCGTGGCCCACGGCAATTCTTTGGACAGCATCCGCCTGGGATCGCTGCAGAGCGGCCAGCTTGCCGTGCGGCTGTCTACCTCTTACCTCAATCTCCTGCGGCTGAGCCCGCTGCTGGAAGAGGGCAAACCGCTGCCTTATGAAATTTCCGGAGACGTGATGCTCGGCAGAATCCCGTGGGCACAACGCAACCTGCCCTTCAGAAAAAAAGGCTCCCTCGACCTTTCCGGACTCAGCTCCGACGCAAACAGCGTCGAAACCTCCGAATGACTCCGGAAACCACGGACAACAACAGACCGGCGGAACAGCAGCATTCGCCCGGCCATTATGGCTAGCGACGGAAGTGCAACTCGTTTTGCAGCTCAAGGATTTTCTTGCGAAGCGCCAGAACCTCCCCGTGAGACGCCATGCCCTTGAGGTGATACCGCAGTTCCTGGTATTCGCCGTGCAGATCTTCCAGGCGTTGGCGGAGGTCCCTGTTGATCGCCTTGAGCTCTTCGTTTTCCCGTTTGAGGGAACGGATTTCTTCAAGGTGTTTGCTGAGCATGTCAACGGTTACAACATTGGAAGCCATGGCCCACCCTTCCTTTCCGATCCGGGGCGGATCTATTATGACCTGAGCAGTTATCATTCTACTCGCAAACATGCGTCAGGTAAAGGGCACGCGCATTGTCGGGGATGGTTGTGGAAATAAGAAACGGGAGGGAATCAGGAAAGTACGCTGCGCACTTCTTCAACCGTCATGCCTTCGATCAGAAGGCGTTTGTGGCGGGATTTATCTCCGGAAACGAGGGTGACCCGACTTTTCGCCACCCCCAGCAGTTTGGCGATGAACTCGCGGCAGGCCTTGTTAGCCGCACCTTCGACGGGCGGGGAGGTCAGGCGCAGCTTGAGACAATCACCCTGCAACCCGGCAAGCTCGTTGCGGCTGGCACGCGGCTGCACATGAATATCGAGCAACACACCCGCATCGGAAGGGGTCAGGCACCCGGACATCAGCGTCCATCCTTGTCGTCGCCAAAGGGCCGCCGGGCGGATGTTTCGTCCTCCAGGATCTCCATCAGCACCGGCTGGAAACGACCCTTTTCCCGGGCGGGCAACGCGTTCATTTCAAGCAGCCGCAGGTGGCTTTCCACCACGGCCCGCAATCCCGACTCGAAAGACACCTTCTGCCGCCGCAGTTCCTGGATTTCCGTAGCCAGATCGAGTTGCCGGCCGCGGGCTTCCTGCAGAATCTTTTCGCCCTGCAACTGGGCATCGGCAATCAGGATATCCGCCTCCCGGCGGGCATTGGCCTTCAATTCGTCGGTCATGCGTTGGGTGGTGAGCAGAGTTTCCTTGAGGGTCGCCTCACGCTCCCTCATTTCGTCGAGAGCGCTGCGGGTCCGCGCCAGATCTTCCTTGAGTTTCTGTACCTCCAGGGCATAGCGCTCCAGTTCATCGGCAACCTGTTCAAGGAATCTGTCGACCCCGGCCTTGTCATAGCCGAAAGTGCGGGTTTTGAACCGGTGCTGCTGAATATCGATGGGAGTGATGGTCATGGCAGGGATCCTGAATCAGCGAAACAGCAAGGTCCGCAAAAAATTGCTTACGAAAAACAAGACGAAAATCAGCACCATCGGCGTAAAATCCAGCCCGCCGACCCGCAAAGGTAGAAGCCGCCGCAGGCGTTGCAAAACCGGCTCCGTGGCGTTGTAAAGGAACCGCACAATGGGGTTGTAAGGATCGGGATTGACCCACGAAAGAATGGCCCGCGCCACCACGATGTAGGCGTAAATCTCGATAGCCGAAGCCACCATTTTTATCAATGTAAACTGCAACCCTTGAAGAATGCCCACGCTTGACCTCGCTTGAAAAAATTTTCATCGTTTTTTCAATAATTAATGTCACGTTATACCGAATCCGCCGCCGAAGTGTCAACGCTTTCGGCAAAGCAAACCGGGCAACGACCGTATCCTTTGACAAACACACAAAAAACCGATACATTCTGGCTTCTCCATGCCCCGCACCCAAGGGTGTTCATGACACATTCCACCAGCAAGGAACCGCCATGATCCGGACCACCAATCTCAATATCCGCGCGCTTACACCCATCATCGCACCGACCGATCTCAAGCAGGTCTTCCCTCTGAGCGAAGAGGCCGCGGAGTTTGTTCTAAGCAGCCGTCAGACCATCAGGGACATCCTGAATCAGCAAGATCACCGCATTATGGTGGTGGTCGGCCCCTGCTCGATCCATGACCCCAGGGCAGCCCTGGAATACGCTGAACGCCTGGCTGCACTGAAAGAAGAGCTGTCCGATCAACTGTTTCTGGTGATGCGCGTCTATTTCGAAAAACCGCGCACCACCATCGGCTGGAAAGGCCTGATCAACGATCCCGACCTCAACGGCACCCATCAGATATCCAAAGGTCTCGGAGTCGCCCGGGGTCTGCTGTGCGCCATCACCCAGATGGGACTGCCCATCGCCACGGAAATGCTCGATCCGATCACCATCCAGTATCTTTCCGACATGATCAGCTGGGGGGCCATCGGCGCACGCACTTCCGAATCCCAACCCCATCGGGAAATGGCCAGCGGTCTGTCGTTTCCTGTCGGGTTCAAGAACGGCACCGACGGCAGCCTGCAGATTGCCATCGATGCCATCGGCGCGGCCTGCCATCCGCACAGTTTTCTCGGCATCAGCCGGGACGGTCGCACCGCCATTGTCGAAACCACCGGCAACCCCGACACGCACATCGTACTGCGAGGCGGTGGTGGCAAGCCCAACTATTATCCCGAAGACATCGCACGGGCTGAAAACCTTCTGCATCGCGCCGGTCTCAAGCAGGCGATCATGGTTGACTGCAGTCATGCCAACTCCTTCAAGGATCACCAGCGGCAGGAAGAGGTTCTGGTCAACACCCTCGACCAGGTGGTGGCCGGCAACCGCTCCATCTGCTCCCTGATGATCGAAAGCAACCTCGAGGCCGGTAACCAGAGCTTGTCAGCCGACATCAAACTGCTCAAATACGGCCTTTCCATCACGGACAAGTGCGTCGACTGGGCCACCACCGAACGCATGTTGCGGCATGCCCGCGAGCGTTTGAAAAAATGCGGCGGACGCGCCATTGCCTGAAAAAAACACCGCCCGCACCGTCGCAAGGCACACCAATGGCAAAGGCGGCTTTCGGTTTTCCGAAAGCCGCCTTTTTTCATTCCCGCGCCTTATGCCGTGAAGCGCAATTCAGTCACGATGCACCAAAGCATCGACCTGCAGCTTGACATCGTCAATATTGACCCGCGTGACCTTGCCGTGTTCCCTTTCGCTGCGCACCAGTCCTTGATCCACCCATTCCAGTACCAGGGCTTTGCTGATCCCGAACCTCCCGGCCGCTTCTTCCGGGGCAAACCAGGTTTTCACCAGAGACATGAGACAGGCTCCTTTCCGCAGCCGACAGAAACCGCCATTCGGGGACTCCCCCGACAACCCGCATGCGGCAGCTTTATTTATACTTTAGAAGATGCAGGCCAACATGCAACCGGGTCAGAAACGGCAAGCCAGCAACCAGGCCGCGCCCATAACCCCTTTTACAGGGCGTTCAGCAGACGATAAATCTTCTGCTCCGCCTCCCACAGACTGGCGGCACGATCTTCCTCGCCGCATTCATTGAACAGCAGGCGAGCCCGGTCAAGCAGGTTGTGGGCCTTGAGCAGAACCGGGGTCAGTTCGTTTTCCAACCGCAACTGGGGAATATCGCCGACACTCTCTTCGTGCTGGGCAAGTTCCCGCACCGCCTGCTCAAGCAAACGCTCAACCTTGGGGTCCGCCGTACCGGTCATCAAACTGCGCACTTCATCCGCGAGGGCGCGATAACGATCTGAGATATTCATGCATACTCCTTTAAAGGGAAAACATTTCCAGGCGCCATTGTAGCAACAACCGGCTTTCGCGGACAACATCTAGCCGCCGTTTCAGCGGCGCCACGTGATTTTTTCCGTTAACCAGACCAGAGCCAGCGCCGCACTGGCCTGGAAGTTAGGCATTGACGGCGGCGGCGCGCTGCTGCTAACCTGTTAATCAGACAGTTGATGACCGGATTTTTGGACAGATCCGGTCGTACATAGCCAAGCCCTGGGGGAGTTGCCAGACTGAGAGTCCCTTTTTTTGCGGGACAACCCTTCGAACCTGATCCGGGTCATTCCGGCGTAGGGAAGCGGCGCGTAAACGACACCCCCGGAGTGTCGTCAAGGTCGCTTATGCGGCCTTTTGTTTTTTGGCAAGGATGTAGCGGATATGCAGATCTGGATCAACGAGCAAAGGCATGACGTCCCGCCGGACGCCAGCCTTTTCGGCGTTCGTGACCAATTCAGGCCGCAGGCCGACGTTATGATTGTCAACGGTTTTCCGGAAACGGCGGACCTGCCGTTGACCGAGAACGACCGTGTGGTGCTGATCCGCCGTGGTGAAACCCCATCCGCCGAGGAATTTGACGCCCTGCTGACGGCACGTCATACCCCGGGGGTGCATGAGCGCCTCAAGCATGCCTGCGTCGGCATCGCCGGTGCCGGCGGCCTCGGCTCGCCCATTGCCGCGGCACTGGCGCGCAGCGGCATAGGGAAACTGGTGGTGGCGGATTACGATGTGGTGGAACCATCCAATCTCAATCGCCAGATGTATTTTATCGACCAGATCGGCCTGCCCAAGGTCAAAGCACTGGCCGCCACCCTGGCGCGGATCAATCCCGGGGTCGCGGTGGTCACACACATCGTGCGCCTGACCCGCGACAATATCGCCACACTGTTTGCGGAGGTGGACGTCATGGTGGAGGCGCTCGACGATGCTCGGGCCAAGGCCATGCTGACCGAAACTTTCATGAGCCACTTTCCCGGCAAGCCGCTGGTTGCCGCCTCGGGCGTGGCGGGAGCGGGCTCCGCCAACACGATCGTCACCCGCCGTACCATCGGCAATCTCTACCTGGTGGGCGACGGCGAAACCGCAGCGGCTCCTGGCACCGGCCTGATGGCGCCCCGTGTCGGCGTTGCCGCCCATCATCAGGCCAATGCCGTTGTCCAGCTGCTGCTCGGCGACGTGCCTGTCTGATCCAGGGGACAGGATGATGCTGAAAATCACGATCAATGGCAAACCGCACAGCTTTCCCGAGCCGGCAACCCTTTCCGGGATCCTGTCCCATCTCGGCATCGATCCGGCACGGGTCGCCATCGAACACAACGGCACCATTCTCCTGCAGAAAGCCTTCCCCGCGACCCCGGTGGCCGCGGGTGACCAGCTGGAGATCGTGCAATTCGTCGGCGGGGGGTAACCCGCCTGAAGAGGATAAGCCCATGGATGAACTGGTTATCGCCGGTCGCCGCTT
This portion of the Syntrophotalea acetylenica genome encodes:
- the xerC gene encoding tyrosine recombinase XerC, encoding MDRSIDRFCCYLEIERNLSVHTLRAYRHDLLEFLRFVKSQTDTDAGPVTPERVDVLLLRRYLARLHKRNCRTTIGRKLSAIRSFFRYLVRQGALQVNPAETVATPRRERYLPKVLTVDEMFALIQAAASDEPLTVRDRAILELFYSSGLRVGELAALDVGHVDLVEGLVRVRGKGDKERIVPVGRMARQALDRYLVARGAPRQDQPLFLNYRGERLSARSIERNLKKWLLHAGILKDASPHALRHSFATHLLDGGADLRAIQELLGHASLSTTQKYTQVSLDRLMDVYDRAHPRSRGKS
- a CDS encoding phosphoenolpyruvate carboxylase; this translates as MDELYWKVDSPLARLAELTSFAGDLWERPLRRDVRSLGKLLGTVILEQAGMPVFEREEQLRQEAIAHRRRLYHAEFASQAWQDGGRLQAAIDLIRELSLDDAGQIVKAFSTFFELVNLAEIQHRKRRLRAVRMAPEAADKPGSLRGTLRRLRERGIQAEQLLEALGQIELVPVFTAHPTEVARRVTRTKRQHIATALEQLNRPLLFDAEAAAHQQAILCEITALWQTEEIRRQHPTVENEIDMGLDHYSPFLIPALRDFYPDLAAALQEVYLLPITPGSLPTVVRFGSWIGGDRDGNPSVTSASTRAALAGARAVILESYLADVAQLGEVLTSSGCRVPPSADFRKALQGYRQTMPGAVGRMAAFPSCELYRQFMAAVGYRLECTLEAPRHADAYRCAEDFYADLRLVRDSLDHHRAQRLSRSYLDPLLRKVDTFGFHLHALDIRQHARLHRQAAADIEQGQGDSSASSTVMEALEAVAVLKRQFPPQAICRYVISGAQSAEDVLLLVKLARQAGVKVAADNESRDPGLMPVPLFESIEDLRNAPEICHRLWHDEDYRNLLDSWGGCQEVMLGYSDSNKDGGMFTSTWELYKAQRALHRVARESHVRLRLFHGRGGTVGRGGGPTHRAIRCQPAGAFSGGIRITEQGEVINWKYADVVLARRNLELMVAACLENLLSADTDSEGICSEWESALEEMSLLALSFYRRHIVENPDLVPYFEQATPVQEFELAKIGSRPARRKPAGGIDDLRAIPWVFGWMQSRHVLPGWFGVGHALSTFAEKGADARRLLAQMMRDCPFFTDLIRNVELALTKVDLPIAWRYAQLVTDSGLRERFFALVDAEYRRTLAAVLEVAGQRSLMEHEPSLARSLRLRTPYVDPLSLMQIELLRRRRAGEESDALNYLLAATIHGIAAGLRNTG
- a CDS encoding YggT family protein — protein: MGILQGLQFTLIKMVASAIEIYAYIVVARAILSWVNPDPYNPIVRFLYNATEPVLQRLRRLLPLRVGGLDFTPMVLIFVLFFVSNFLRTLLFR
- a CDS encoding LEA type 2 family protein, whose translation is MFKRLALPHRLLLLMILTSLLGGCAVFRAEPPEIALAALQVDNLTLSHALLTADLDLYNPNDFNITVGKIRYALSIGGIRVAHGNSLDSIRLGSLQSGQLAVRLSTSYLNLLRLSPLLEEGKPLPYEISGDVMLGRIPWAQRNLPFRKKGSLDLSGLSSDANSVETSE
- a CDS encoding DUF167 domain-containing protein, with translation MSGCLTPSDAGVLLDIHVQPRASRNELAGLQGDCLKLRLTSPPVEGAANKACREFIAKLLGVAKSRVTLVSGDKSRHKRLLIEGMTVEEVRSVLS
- a CDS encoding secondary thiamine-phosphate synthase enzyme YjbQ, whose translation is MITLDIPTRQREEMLDITDLVRDAIRRSGIRQGIACLHVPHTTSAITINENADRDVVRDLLFGLQRLVPRDAGYHHAEGNSDAHLKSSLLGVDQTLLIESGQPVLGTWQGIYFCEFDGPRRRKLHLRIIAA
- a CDS encoding DUF362 domain-containing protein; translation: MTPRVALTAAADYRRETVAEAIGILVEHLGGMGAFIRPGQRVLIKPNMLAGKPPDSAVTTHPEVVRAVILLAQKAGGIVSVGDSPGIGAPAQVARHCGIMDVIEETGAVFAPFQDSVAIGAVGRTFHKLELARDVVAAEVIINLPKLKTHGMMGLTCGVKNLFGAVVGMRKPALHLQAGADKGLFALMLLELAEHIRPCLTIVDAIVGMEGNGPGSGDPVAIGALLAGTDPLAVDTVATRLVGMTPDQVWTQRMAQRTGRPGSRLEDIECCGSALEKLAVPPLRPAPSADVAWGLPCWMRSALKHSLSSWPYADMQRCRRCGLCVKHCPPGAMKLDHNRLRIDYRRCIGCFCCQELCPYGALLTRQGWLLRLGRWLVERRRPASATGQTHRKPPDPR
- a CDS encoding DivIVA domain-containing protein, which produces MTITPIDIQQHRFKTRTFGYDKAGVDRFLEQVADELERYALEVQKLKEDLARTRSALDEMREREATLKETLLTTQRMTDELKANARREADILIADAQLQGEKILQEARGRQLDLATEIQELRRQKVSFESGLRAVVESHLRLLEMNALPAREKGRFQPVLMEILEDETSARRPFGDDKDGR